The following coding sequences lie in one Thiohalospira halophila DSM 15071 genomic window:
- a CDS encoding peptide chain release factor 3 encodes MTEVDPSTAERRTFAIISHPDAGKTTLTEKLLLYGGAIQNAGTVKGRKADRHATSDWLTMEQDRGISVTSSVMQFPYAGRILNLLDTPGHEDFSEDTYRVLTAVDSALMVIDAAKGVEERTIKLMDVCRLRDTPIVSFINKLDREGRDPTELLDEVEEVLKIRCAPVTWPIGMGSAFRGVFHLVHDRVHLFSPRHEGGIAHGEIIEGLDNPRLEEVLGADVAENLREEVELVRGASHEFEVEPFLRGELTPVFFGSAVNNFGVEELLSTFVDYAPAPQPREADARVVQPDEEKLTGFVFKIQANMDPQHRDRLAFMRINSGRYRRGMKMYNPRTGKTSQNVSAATFMAREREHADEALPGDIIGLHNHGTIQIGDTFTEGEELRFTGIPNFAPELFRRVMLADPLRSKALVKGLTELSEEGAVQFFRPLEKNDLILGAVGVLQFDVVAQRLKDEYKVECRFEPVNVHTARWVEAEDENELERFRKKAAENLALDAADYLTYLAPTRVNLELTQERWPDIHFSATREH; translated from the coding sequence ATGACCGAAGTCGACCCGAGTACCGCCGAGCGGCGGACCTTCGCCATCATCTCCCACCCGGACGCCGGCAAGACCACGCTCACCGAGAAGCTGCTCCTCTACGGGGGGGCTATCCAGAATGCGGGCACCGTGAAGGGGCGCAAGGCGGACCGCCACGCCACCTCCGACTGGCTGACCATGGAGCAGGACCGCGGGATCTCGGTGACCTCCTCGGTGATGCAGTTCCCCTACGCCGGGCGCATCCTCAACCTGCTGGATACCCCCGGCCACGAGGACTTCTCCGAGGACACCTACCGCGTGCTCACGGCGGTGGACTCGGCGCTGATGGTCATCGACGCCGCCAAGGGCGTCGAGGAGCGCACCATCAAGCTCATGGACGTCTGCCGCCTGCGCGACACCCCCATCGTCAGCTTCATCAACAAGCTCGACCGGGAGGGGCGCGACCCCACGGAGCTGCTGGACGAGGTCGAGGAGGTGCTCAAGATCCGCTGCGCCCCGGTGACCTGGCCCATCGGCATGGGCAGCGCCTTCCGCGGCGTCTTCCACCTGGTCCACGACCGGGTGCACCTCTTCTCCCCCCGCCACGAGGGCGGCATCGCCCACGGCGAGATCATCGAGGGGCTGGACAATCCGCGTCTGGAGGAGGTCCTGGGGGCCGACGTGGCGGAGAACCTGCGCGAGGAGGTGGAGCTGGTGCGCGGGGCGAGCCACGAGTTCGAGGTGGAGCCCTTCCTGCGCGGCGAGCTGACGCCGGTCTTCTTCGGCTCGGCGGTGAACAACTTCGGCGTGGAGGAGCTGCTCTCCACCTTCGTCGACTACGCCCCGGCTCCCCAGCCGCGGGAGGCCGATGCCCGGGTGGTCCAGCCGGACGAGGAGAAGCTCACCGGCTTCGTCTTCAAGATCCAGGCGAACATGGACCCCCAGCACCGGGATCGGCTGGCCTTCATGCGGATCAACTCCGGCCGCTACCGGCGCGGCATGAAGATGTACAACCCGCGCACCGGCAAGACCAGCCAGAACGTCTCCGCCGCCACCTTCATGGCGCGGGAACGGGAGCACGCCGACGAGGCCCTGCCGGGGGACATCATCGGCCTGCACAACCACGGGACCATCCAGATCGGCGATACCTTCACCGAGGGCGAGGAGCTGCGGTTTACCGGCATCCCCAACTTCGCCCCCGAGCTCTTTCGCCGCGTGATGCTGGCCGACCCGCTGCGCTCCAAGGCGCTGGTCAAGGGGCTCACCGAGCTCTCCGAGGAGGGGGCGGTCCAGTTCTTTAGGCCGCTGGAGAAGAATGACCTTATTCTGGGTGCGGTTGGCGTGCTACAGTTCGACGTGGTCGCCCAGCGCCTGAAGGATGAATACAAGGTCGAGTGCCGGTTCGAACCGGTGAACGTCCACACCGCGCGCTGGGTTGAGGCCGAAGACGAAAACGAGCTCGAGCGCTTCCGGAAGAAGGCCGCGGAGAACCTGGCGCTGGATGCCGCCGACTATCTGACCTACCTCGCCCCCACCCGGGTGAACCTGGAACTGACCCAGGAACGCTGGCCGGATATCCACTTCTCCGCGACCCGCGAGCACTGA
- a CDS encoding putative bifunctional diguanylate cyclase/phosphodiesterase: MQKTIRGFIITVAVGVSVVLFIALYLVVSTVYDRTVREDARHVSDVIAEQTFNSMFQVMRQGWTRQELEAFIQASQATFDETPYHLEIYRGKRVEQLFGPIEQPEMDAQVEDAFASGERELIERDQGLRYLYPLNAREECLRCHTNAEVGDTLGVIEVEQDLEPVIRSAREDFLTVLAFLAPLPVVGALGVGLFLNRRIKRALGVVEDSIERVNKVSDLKEVAFRDQSPGFAELDHLLDNMQELVEKLRGFAVDRDLLEFEIRLLEKFVITSEVVRDWREYVSQLLLEINQIVDAYSLFSVFKVDEEVFDLEVFWRCHPPEEVRQTFEAAVFRAMAEEPHFQPMPEIQVHHHVAETGCTIEAIDPDAIEVQTKSLLVETPKIGGIVGIGVQADIVRDDMRMLVVESILSTLLNVVGSVKAIYKYTRDLEYYATRDPLTDLYNQRVFWELLEYEMGRAERGDYGFAVLVIDLDNFKAINDTYGHGFGDRFLAAFAETLRASVRQGDVLARYGGDEFVAILGEGDEGTPYQVAERIREAASGVALTAPDGHEVHATISIGVAFYPEHATEFKDLFMFADNMMYKAKTEGKNRIGYPTEEDVLEVFRAIGEKSRVVQQALDADHVVPVFQPIVEASTGRVVAHETLSRIRREDGTLMGAGEFVEVAERMGIIHKLDHLMMEKAFARMAETDYQGLLFINLSPRVLVLGEFLRETSRLVEFYGIDPGRVVFELTERDTVSNFQVLEDFVNDLKLEGFKFAIDDFGSGFSSYHYIKHFPVDYVKIEGDFIVNMLSDGRDRAFVRNISNLAQELGIRTIAEFVESEEVLNAVAGTGIDLAQGFHTGRPSETLTPAEPQ; the protein is encoded by the coding sequence ATGCAGAAGACCATTCGCGGCTTCATCATCACCGTCGCCGTGGGGGTGTCGGTGGTGCTCTTCATCGCGCTCTATCTCGTGGTCTCCACCGTCTACGATCGGACGGTGCGCGAGGATGCCCGCCACGTCAGTGACGTCATCGCCGAGCAGACCTTCAACTCCATGTTCCAGGTCATGCGCCAGGGCTGGACCCGGCAGGAGCTGGAGGCGTTCATCCAGGCCAGCCAGGCCACCTTCGACGAGACCCCGTACCATCTCGAGATCTATCGCGGGAAGCGGGTGGAGCAGCTCTTCGGGCCCATCGAGCAGCCGGAGATGGACGCCCAAGTGGAGGACGCCTTCGCCAGCGGGGAGCGGGAGCTCATCGAGCGCGACCAGGGCCTGCGCTATCTCTACCCCCTGAACGCCCGTGAGGAGTGCCTGCGCTGCCACACCAACGCCGAGGTGGGGGACACCCTGGGCGTCATCGAGGTGGAGCAGGACCTGGAGCCGGTGATCCGCTCGGCCCGGGAGGACTTCCTCACCGTGCTGGCCTTCCTGGCGCCGCTCCCGGTGGTGGGGGCCCTGGGCGTCGGCCTCTTCCTCAATCGCCGGATCAAGCGCGCCCTGGGGGTGGTGGAGGACTCCATCGAGCGGGTGAACAAGGTCTCCGACCTCAAAGAGGTGGCCTTCCGCGACCAGAGCCCCGGCTTCGCCGAGCTCGACCACCTGCTGGACAACATGCAGGAGCTGGTGGAGAAGCTGCGCGGCTTCGCCGTGGACCGCGATCTGCTGGAGTTCGAGATCCGGCTGCTGGAGAAGTTCGTCATCACCTCCGAGGTGGTGCGGGACTGGCGGGAGTACGTCAGCCAGCTCCTGCTGGAGATCAACCAGATCGTCGACGCCTACAGCCTCTTCTCCGTCTTCAAGGTGGACGAGGAGGTCTTCGATCTGGAGGTCTTCTGGCGCTGCCATCCCCCGGAGGAGGTCCGCCAGACCTTCGAGGCGGCCGTCTTCCGGGCCATGGCGGAGGAGCCCCACTTCCAGCCCATGCCGGAGATCCAGGTCCACCACCACGTGGCCGAGACCGGCTGCACCATCGAGGCCATCGACCCCGACGCCATCGAGGTCCAGACCAAGTCCCTGCTGGTGGAGACGCCCAAGATCGGCGGCATCGTCGGTATCGGCGTGCAGGCCGACATCGTCCGCGACGACATGCGCATGCTGGTGGTGGAGAGCATCCTCTCCACCCTGCTCAACGTCGTGGGCTCGGTGAAGGCCATCTACAAGTACACCCGGGACCTGGAGTACTACGCCACCCGCGACCCGCTCACCGACCTCTACAACCAGCGCGTCTTCTGGGAGCTGCTGGAGTACGAGATGGGCCGGGCGGAGCGGGGCGACTACGGCTTCGCCGTGCTGGTCATCGATCTGGACAACTTCAAGGCCATCAACGATACCTACGGGCACGGCTTCGGCGACCGCTTCCTGGCAGCCTTCGCCGAGACCCTGCGCGCCTCGGTGCGCCAGGGGGATGTCCTGGCCCGCTACGGTGGGGACGAGTTCGTTGCCATCCTGGGCGAGGGCGACGAGGGGACCCCCTACCAGGTGGCCGAGCGCATCCGCGAGGCGGCCAGCGGCGTGGCGCTCACGGCTCCGGACGGCCACGAGGTCCACGCCACCATCTCCATCGGGGTCGCGTTCTATCCGGAGCACGCCACCGAGTTCAAGGATCTCTTCATGTTCGCCGACAACATGATGTACAAGGCCAAGACCGAGGGTAAGAACCGCATCGGCTACCCCACCGAGGAGGACGTGCTGGAGGTCTTCCGCGCCATCGGCGAGAAGAGCCGGGTGGTCCAGCAGGCCCTGGATGCCGACCACGTGGTCCCCGTCTTCCAGCCCATCGTGGAGGCGTCCACCGGCCGGGTGGTGGCCCACGAGACCCTCAGCCGCATCCGTCGGGAGGACGGTACCCTCATGGGGGCCGGGGAGTTCGTGGAGGTGGCCGAGCGCATGGGGATCATCCACAAGCTCGACCATCTGATGATGGAGAAGGCCTTCGCCCGCATGGCGGAGACCGATTACCAGGGGCTGCTCTTCATCAACCTCTCGCCCCGGGTGCTGGTGCTGGGCGAGTTCCTGCGCGAGACCAGCCGGCTGGTGGAGTTCTACGGCATCGACCCGGGCCGGGTGGTCTTCGAGCTCACCGAGCGGGACACGGTGAGCAACTTCCAGGTGCTGGAGGACTTCGTCAACGACCTCAAGCTGGAGGGCTTCAAGTTCGCCATCGACGACTTCGGCTCCGGGTTCTCCTCCTATCACTACATCAAGCACTTCCCGGTGGACTACGTGAAGATCGAGGGCGACTTCATCGTGAACATGCTCAGCGACGGCCGGGACCG
- a CDS encoding ABC transporter substrate-binding protein — translation MAPNPLRLLLLLAALLLAGCSDAPDAPLGVGANIWPGYEPLYLARERGYLDRNAIHPVEYLSASQVQRALANGTIDVAALTLDEALRAATEIPELRVFLVADISAGGDAIIARPEVESLENLAGRRVAVEDTALGAYFLALALERAGLKPTEVEKIPLRVNEHEAAFRQGTVEAAVTFEPVRSRLIHAGGQVLFDSRQTPDRIVDVLVTRESVLQERGAAIADLVAAWFRARADLLDPDDEAAREFAARREGVEPEDIARALEGLEFPDRTANRRLLAGPEPALADSCRKMADFLGTNDLLSTETVCHRDPAAFLTGGPVSASVEAGP, via the coding sequence ATGGCCCCGAATCCGCTGCGCCTGCTCCTGCTGCTCGCCGCCCTGCTCCTGGCCGGCTGCAGCGATGCCCCCGACGCCCCCCTCGGGGTGGGAGCCAATATCTGGCCCGGCTACGAGCCGCTCTACCTCGCCCGGGAGCGCGGCTACCTCGACCGTAACGCCATCCATCCGGTGGAATACCTCTCCGCCAGCCAGGTCCAGCGCGCGCTGGCCAACGGCACCATCGACGTGGCTGCCCTCACCCTGGACGAGGCCCTGCGGGCGGCCACCGAGATCCCTGAGCTACGGGTCTTCCTGGTCGCGGATATCTCCGCCGGTGGCGATGCCATCATCGCCCGGCCCGAGGTGGAGAGCCTCGAAAACCTGGCCGGCCGCCGGGTGGCGGTGGAAGATACCGCCCTGGGCGCCTACTTCCTCGCCCTCGCCCTGGAGCGGGCCGGCCTGAAACCCACCGAGGTAGAGAAGATACCCTTGCGGGTGAACGAGCACGAGGCGGCGTTCCGACAGGGTACCGTCGAAGCGGCCGTGACCTTCGAGCCGGTGCGCTCCCGGCTCATCCATGCCGGCGGCCAAGTCCTCTTCGACAGCCGCCAGACCCCGGACCGGATCGTGGACGTCCTGGTCACCCGGGAGTCGGTGCTCCAGGAACGGGGGGCGGCCATCGCTGACCTGGTGGCCGCCTGGTTCCGGGCCCGCGCCGATCTTCTCGACCCCGATGACGAGGCCGCCCGGGAATTCGCCGCCCGCCGCGAGGGGGTCGAGCCGGAGGATATCGCGCGGGCCCTGGAGGGGCTGGAGTTCCCGGATCGCACCGCCAATCGCCGCCTGCTGGCCGGCCCGGAACCGGCCCTGGCCGACTCCTGTCGGAAGATGGCCGACTTCCTGGGCACCAATGACCTCCTCTCGACGGAGACCGTCTGCCACCGGGACCCCGCGGCCTTCCTCACCGGGGGGCCGGTCTCGGCCTCCGTGGAGGCCGGGCCATGA